One Setaria viridis chromosome 5, Setaria_viridis_v4.0, whole genome shotgun sequence genomic region harbors:
- the LOC117858940 gene encoding disease resistance protein Pik-2 produces the protein MADLTVGAVNDLLSLLSTAVQEEARLLGGLRGNMQFIKDEMDSMNGFLRHLTQTESEHDDQIRAWMKQVREIAYMAENCVERYVRDIARHDGEGLLATAYLLLLHPKKYIMRRNLAKKILELKVRVNDIGERRKRYGVEVPHGSGLKKAAEDGAAAAAKEEKRDAFRRLLEQAIPDSSRPAVPSSISEEVIRQLPPHVRSQDAPALVQATWKKCCPPAPAPPPDEETLRCIRMLLCALYAYRYKTNNLELDRLKKIVLGEKGGTAEEIKLKIEVLDEEEEEGGTAEESKLKKKVLGEEEEEGGTAEESKLKKKVLGEEEEEEGGTAEEIKNQVMIFCYSLLSIPQKSCLLYLTAFLEEKAISRTSLVRRWVAEGLVGKEEGRTDEEVGESYFNDLLFRGFIHPARTGDAGTVKSCQPLAGSIRTFITKIAKNENFVIDLPIHLDRQLTIRKKVVLSQQLPPQQAASGCCWSWRDVVGAMDDYCGCCCCWRDDNPMDDLVVFLNSLPELYRLNVLDLGGCRGLKPRHIEAICTVVCLKYLSLRKTDVFWLPPTHLKKLKLLETLDIRETPRLRPRDVGRMYLQSLKHLLAGRYVDKVTGEELPTARRTSAEVSLVTVRIPSRIGAMRSMETLSHVQVSEDGAELGRVGKLRKLRKLGVVIRRVNRRGAQQLRGVIYALAGCLRSLSIWVTQDQGGVLDISVLQEATSSLVLENLDINGRIGTSLPSWVERAGKLANISLRDTEMSGGETLTRLANVLSLRCLKLSRRSFLEQALIFRDDVHFKALKFLVVDGDTITSVTFAAAGAAPELEKIVWSISKPHSGDLISGIDRLPNLKEIEIRGNFNVNNLLQAIGSLTDPPVTSYRCRYVYLSDLSDITVVKKAKSDTTLSVPVGVINQQQQ, from the coding sequence ATGGCCGACCTGACCGTTGGCGCCGTCAATGATTTGCTGAGCCTCCTGTCGACCGCGGtgcaggaggaggcgcggctcCTCGGCGGCTTGCGCGGCAACATGCAGTTCATCAAGGATGAGATGGACAGCATGAACGGGTTCCTGCGGCACCTCACCCAGACGGAGAGCGAGCACGACGACCAGATCCGCGCCTGGATGAAGCAGGTGCGCGAGATCGCCTACATGGCCGAAAACTGCGTCGAGCGCTACGTGCGCGACATCGCCCGGCACGACGGCGAGGGGCTCCTGGCCACCgcgtacctcctcctcctccaccccaaGAAGTACATCATGCGCCGCAACCTCGCCAAGAAGATCCTCGAGCTCAAGGTCCGCGTCAACGACATCGGCGAGAGGCGGAAGCGCTACGGCGTCGAAGTCCCGCACGGCTCGGGTCTGAAgaaggcggcggaggatggcgccgccgccgccgccaaagaGGAGAAGAGGGATGCCTTTCGACGCCTTCTGGAACAAGCCATCCCCGACAGTTCACGTCCTGCTGTTCCATCTTCCATCAGCGAAGAAGTCATCAGGCAGCTTCCTCCTCATGTGAGATCTCAAGATGCCCCGGCCCTAGTACAAGCTACTTGGAAGAAATGCTgccctccggctccggctccgcctcCGGATGAAGAAACATTGAGATGCATCAGGATGCTTCTTTGTGCTCTGTACGCCTACCGTTACAAGACCAATAATCTGGAGCTGGATAGGCTGAAGAAGATAGTACTGGGTGAGAAGGGAGGAACAGCAGAGGAGATCAAGCTGAAGATTGAAGTactggatgaggaggaggaggagggaggaacgGCAGAGGAGAGCAAGCTGAAGAAGAAAGTActgggtgaggaggaggaggagggaggaacgGCAGAGGAGAGCAAGCTGAAGAAGAAAGTGctgggtgaggaggaggaggaggagggaggaacgGCAGAGGAGATCAAGAACCAAGTGATGATCTTCTGCTACAGCTTGCTGTCCATCCCGCAGAAGAGCTGCCTCCTGTATCTGACAGCTTTCCTCGAGGAGAAAGCCATCAGCAGGACGAGCCTTGTCAGGCGGTGGGTCGCCGAAGGACTTGTTGGCAAAGAAGAAGGGAGGACTGACGAAGAAGTAGGCGAGAGCTACTTCAACGATCTTCTCTTTCGAGGCTTCATCCATCCTGCCCGCACCGGTGATGCCGGCACGGTCAAGAGCTGTCAACCGCTGGCTGGGTCGATCAGAACCTTCATCACCAAGATCGCCAAGAACGAGAACTTCGTCATCGACCTGCCGATTCACCTCGACCGCCAGCTTACTATCCGAAAGAAAGTTGTTCTGTCACAGCAGCTGCCGCCGCAGCAAGCGGCGTCGGGttgctgctggagctggaggGATGTCGTCGGGGCCATGGACGACTActgtggttgctgctgctgctggagggaCGACAACCCCATGGACGACCTGGTGGTTTTCCTCAACAGTCTCCCTGAGCTATACCGGCTGAACGTGCTGGATCTGGGAGGCTGCAGAGGCCTGAAGCCGCGCCACATCGAGGCCATCTGCACCGTCGTTTGCCTCAAGTATCTGAGCCTTCGCAAGACAGATGTCTTCTGGCTGCCGCCCACCCATCTGAAGAAGCTCAAGCTGCTGGAGACGCTGGACATTCGGGAGACGCCACGCTTACGTCCCCGCGACGTGGGGAGGATGTACCTGCAGAGCTTGAAGCATCTGCTCGCCGGCCGCTACGTCGACAAGGTGACCGGCGAGGAGCTCCCCACGGCCAGGAGGACGTCGGCCGAGGTGTCGCTCGTCACCGTGCGGATCCCCAGCAGGATCGGTGCGATGAGGAGCATGGAGACGCTGTCCCACGTCCAGGTCTCCGAGGACGGGGCCGAGCTGGGACGAGTAGGCAAGCTGCGTAAGCTGAGGAAGCTCGGTGTGGTCATCCGACGCGTCAATCGTCGTGGTGCCCAGCAGCTGCGTGGAGTGATATACGCGCTGGCTGGATGCCTGCGCTCGCTGTCCATCTGGGTCACTCAGGACCAGGGCGGGGTCCTCGACATTTCCGTGCTGCAGGAGGCAACCTCCAGCTTGGTCCTCGAGAACCTGGATATCAACGGAAGGATCGGCACTAGCCTCCCTTCATGGGTCGAGAGGGCCGGGAAACTGGCTAACATCTCCCTGCGTGACACTGAGATGAGCGGAGGAGAGACTCTGACAAGGCTTGCCAACGTCCTCAGCCTGCGTTGCCTCAAGCTCAGCCGCAGGTCATTCCTCGAGCAAGCGCTCATCTTCAGGGACGACGTCCACTTTAAAGCTCTCAAGTtcctcgtcgtcgacggcgacaCCATCACCAGCGTCAcctttgccgccgccggcgcagctcCTGAGCTCGAGAAGATTGTTTGGTCCATAAGCAAGCCGCACTCTGGGGACCTCATCTCTGGGATCGACCGCCTCCCGAATCTGAAAGAGATTGAGATCAGAGGCAACTTCAACGTCAACAATCTCTTGCAAGCCATTGGATCACTTACAGATCCACCGGTCACAAGTTATCGCTGCCGGTACGTATACCTCTCCGATTTAAGCGACATCACTGTGGTAAAAAAAGCCAAGAGCGATACTACTTTatcagtcccggttggtgttatcaaccagcagcagcagtaa